From the Gracilinanus agilis isolate LMUSP501 unplaced genomic scaffold, AgileGrace unplaced_scaffold51818, whole genome shotgun sequence genome, the window ACTCGGCACTTCTGCCCATCTGAAAGGTTTCGGATGGGGCTCACCTGTGTGGGAATTACAACCCGTTGATCTACACGGACTTTGGGGGAGACACTCTGTACAACCAGTAGCAACAAGTCCCCATGTTGGTCTTGACCAGCACACAGGATTCCTAACACATAGTTAAAAATGCTTCCAGAGTCAGGATGATACCCAAGGTTTGCTCCTGGGCTCTCTCTGCAGTCTTGGCTCTGTTTTAGGAGTTTACTATGAATATCTGAGTCTCTTGccactctcttctttttccaacAGATCCCTACCCCAAGGGCACAAGAGGGGACCATCAGAAAATCAAACTTCCCAGTCCTCCCCATTATAGAACTCTTAAACCAGGAGGGAATGTGCAAGATTCCAAAACAAGATGAATCATCTGGAATTTATGCTGCCTCTTCCCTGCTACTTGGCCCTCTAAGTCTGAGGAGCAGGCAAAACTATACGGTTCAGGACACGATGCCCATAATATCCCTATGGTTCGGGATTCTCCCAGGTCCCTGGAGTGCCACTCTTGCTCACCTGCTGCTTTCCAGTTAGGCCATATCGGCCAATGatcttcctcatctcctccttctctttgatCTCTGGGTAGCACTTCAGCATATATTCTAAGGGGGACAGATCCAAGTCCAGCTGCTCTTGTAAATGCTACATGAGAACAGCAATAAGCCAAGGGTTAGTAACCCCTTTCTGAATAGAATCCTCAAACTGGCAACCATGCAGTCCTGGCCTCTTAAGGGTCTCTCACCTCCAAGGCTTTGACAAGCACCCCCCTGCTTAAAAGGTGGTAAACTCAGTGCGGTCTGCTTTTGTCTTTATGGCTTAGGGTAACAAAAGAACAGATAAGAAAAGCTGTATATACCCTTTACTGGGGAGGCAGAAAAGTCAGGGATAGTTGGACAGAGGTCCCTGAACACAACTAACCCTTGTATCTTAAGATAGCTGGTGGCATAATGGATGGAAATCAacaagtcctgagtttaaatctagactTAAACagttagtagctatgtgaccctggacaagtcatttaacttctatctgcctccttttcctcaactgtaaaatagaattatttaatAGTATTTAAACCAAAGGGTTTTGagttttaaatgagataatctttgttaGTGACTCAGAAGGCACATAAAAATACTTATCCCTTCCCCTTGTACCTGATGATATCGGCCAATTTTGACATGAGAGTGTTTTCGAATCATCCCATCTGTGGGCAGCAGCTGAAAAAATAACACAACTGAGGAACACACAAAACTTTTCCCCCTAAGGGACAGACCCCAACCCATCATTTCCCTCTACCCCCTTTAGTATTCTTTGTTACCCTAAATGTATTTATGGAGATCATAAACTACACCTCCAAATACACAGAGGCACAGATGGATACATACAAACAAGGACAATGAAAACTTCATGTTCACTGCTCAAGAGAACAAAACTGACTGAGCTGTCTTCTGAAAACATACACAGGTAAGAAATGCAAACCTGTGCAAACCTCATCCCTGTCTTCTCCCCAACTCTAACTCTTGGCTAAAGAATGTCAAGTAGCCCTCTATCCTCCAGCTATTTGGGGGAAGATGTCCAGTCTTCTTAAGGGGTTCTTAACCTATCAAAGCTCTCTTTGGAAAATTTATGAAGCCTCTGGTcccctttctcagaatgttttaaatatattaaataaaataggcAGGACTACAAAAAGAGCCGATTATaatgaaatgaatatataattttttttctcatcaatgACCCCTTGAAATCCATCTGTGAGTCCCAAAAGAAATGCTGCTCTTGATAGAGGAGTCCAGGTGAAAGAAAGGACAatcatagataaagaaaaaaatacagtgaGTCACTTAGAATTATTATTGATGACTGGCCTATAAGAGTACTCAATCTCCAGTCCTCAGACCAATCATGAAGAAAGGAAGTGTCCAAAGCAAACAaagcctttcctcctcctcccaactGGATACACATACCCAGTCTGACCCTCCTCATCCAGGAGAGGGATAGCCCTACCTCTCCTGTTAGCAGCTTCAACAAGGTTGATTTTCCAGCTCCATTGGGCCCCACTAGAGCCACACGTGTATCCAGGTCAATTCCAAACTCCAAGTTGTTATAGATACAGGGCTGTGGTATAAGTGGAGGAAATATGGGTATATCAGTGCTCTGTCTTACTGTGACAATCTCCTCTTTAACCTCAACCCCCAAGTGAGGGGAGAAGACCACAGAAGACCACCATACCATTCCCAGCTCTTCCCCAGCTGTTAGATCTTGAATTCCCCTACCCTCTAAGGTGTTTCGTGTGGTGATAGTTTGACTCATTCCTGATACCaaccctccttctcttcttcactGTGTGGTCCTTTGACCCACCCCAATCTGAACTTACCCCATCATCTGTGTACTTGAAGCTCACATTCTGCACCATGATAACAGGTGGAGGAATCTTCCCACACGgcgggaaataaaatgaaagtgtcTGAAGAGTAGAAGCACAGAACATTTACTAGAGTCCAGGCCTTCTTCCCACCTGCTCCCCACCACCAATACATGGCCAAAAACCCTTAGCCCATGTGGCCTCTACCTTATCACTAACAACCCTCTCAGTCAGCCCTGAGGCCATCATCTTCTGCAGTGTCTTCTCCTTGCTCTGGGCCTGACGGGCTAGCTTGGCACTGCCATGACCAAATCGAGCAATGTAGTTCTGAAAAAGACCAGGGGAGTTGAGGCAAAGGAACATGGTTTCTCATTCTTCCCCCACACTTCAGCTTCTAAAGGTAGTTTTCCCATTGTCTTCCTCCAGGCTTGCCTCTACAGCCCTCATACCTTCATGTGAGCAATCTGATCCTGTTCCCAGTGGAAACgcttcatttgattctcttccaGTTCCAGTCGGGTCTTCACATACTGGTCATAATTTCCCTGCATGAATGAGGTGGATGAAG encodes:
- the LOC123255767 gene encoding ATP-binding cassette sub-family F member 2-like; translated protein: ALFIRPFMLLLDEPTNHLDLDACVWLEEELKTFKRILVLVSHSQDFLNGVCTNIIHMHNRKLKYYTGNYDQYVKTRLELEENQMKRFHWEQDQIAHMKNYIARFGHGSAKLARQAQSKEKTLQKMMASGLTERVVSDKTLSFYFPPCGKIPPPVIMVQNVSFKYTDDGPCIYNNLEFGIDLDTRVALVGPNGAGKSTLLKLLTGELLPTDGMIRKHSHVKIGRYHQHLQEQLDLDLSPLEYMLKCYPEIKEKEEMRKIIGRYGLTGKQQVSPIRNLSDGQK